A single genomic interval of Helianthus annuus cultivar XRQ/B chromosome 6, HanXRQr2.0-SUNRISE, whole genome shotgun sequence harbors:
- the LOC110930657 gene encoding RNA-dependent RNA polymerase 6, protein MGSEGNDRELVVSQVSIGGFGNEVTAKMLLDYLESTHGQIYRCRLKKSSTPPETYPEFNADLDQIKIVTDYEKVEPHAFVHFVDPNSVTSVLEAAGRKELVLDKHVLKVSLGPENPYRMNQRRRKKTSFKLSNVVLEIGLMTSRDDFVVGWRGPDSGVDFLIDPFDRSCKFLLTKDTAFCFKGTKDHAVIRCNYKVEFLVRDVNDIKEYTDYSESCLVLVFQLASSPLISYRTADDDIINTYPFEMLDDDDPWIRTTDFTPSGAIGRCNTYRVMIRIRDGSKVKKALEFLKEQRVHVEHRKTKLKAENEPEFGFPIPDPFFSIHYKPDISFKVMFLVNSVLHRCIINQHQFTENVFDLLRDQSEEVNVAALKHICAYRHPLYDGFKRLKTVQEWLLNTPKRIEKPLEQNDVIEVGRLIITPTKAYALPPEVELSNRVLRHYRQVSDRFLRVTFMDEGMRTLNNNVLNFYPAPIVKDVTSTFMAQKTTMFRRVKDILSNGFHLSGRQYCFLAFSANQLRDRSAWFFAENGKISCKNIIAWMGRFNNKNIAKCAARMGQCFSSTYATVDVPRHEVNMKLEDIKRNNYTFSDGIGRISPELALEVAEKLQLTDNQPCAYQIRYAGCKGVVACWPNKEGENFKLSLRRSMNKFESDHTVLEICSWTRLQPGFLNRQIITLLSALDVKDEIFWDMQMKMVEKLNLMLENTEVAFDVITASCAESGNTASIMLGSGFDPKTEPHLRGMLSSIRVAQLEDLREKSRIFVNDGRWLMGCFDELGVLEQGQCFIQVSNPSVENCFAKHGSRFSETTSNLTVIEGTVIIAKNPCLHPGDVRVLKAVNVPGLEHLFDCLIFPQKGDRPHTDEASGSDLDGDLYFVTWDENLIPPSKRSWPPMEYTAAEAKELTRDVRTADIVDFFTKNMVNDSLGTICNAHVVHADLSDDGALDEKCLKLAELAATAVDFPKTGKIVNMPAQLKPKQYPDFMGKENFQSYKSEKILGKLYRQIKDFYNSDNNTPCSELEILPSGIPYDEDLEVPDSASFLNDAWDCKLKYDLQLNGLLGQYKVSREEEIVTGHIWSMPKHGSKKQGEMKDRIKHAYSALRKEFRKVFDQLGVDFDQISEEEERNAVFEKKASAWYQVTYHPIWVKKSLKLQEPDREGETVNLSFAWIAADYLARIKIKRKGAGPGNSHKPIDMLGRYIADRI, encoded by the exons ATGGGTTCAGAAGGAAACGATAGAGAGTTGGTGGTCTCACAAGTCAGTATAGGTGGGTTCGGCAACGAAGTAACCGCAAAGATGCTATTGGATTATCTTGAAAGCACACATGGTCAGATCTATAGATGTAGGTTAAAAAAGTCTTCGACTCCACCCGAAACGTATCCTGAATTCAATGCTGACCTTGACCAAATCAAGATCGTCACCGATTACGAAAAGGTTGAACCGCATGCATTTGTGCATTTTGTAGATCCCAATTCGGTCACCTCGGTTCTAGAGGCTGCAGGAAGAAAGGAGCTCGTACTTGacaaacatgttttaaaagttaGTTTAGGCCCGGAAAATCCTTATAGAATGAACCAACGCAGAAGAAAGAAAACGTCATTTAAGCTGTCAAATGTGGTTCTTGAAATCGGGCTGATGACTAGCCGGGATGACTTTGTTGTTGGTTGGCGTGGGCCTGATTCTGGCGTTGACTTTCTTATTGACCCGTTTGACCGTAGCTGCAAGTTTCTGCTCACGAAAGACACGGCTTTTTGTTTCAAAGGGACCAAGGATCACGCGGTTATAAGATGTAACTATAAAGTTGAGTTTTTGGTGAGGGATGTTAATGATATTAAAGAGTATACGGATTACTCAGAGTCGTGTTTGGTGTTAGTTTTTCAGTTAGCATCGTCTCCTTTGATATCTTATAGAACTGCTGATGATGACATTATCAACACGTATCCGTTTGAAATGTTGGACGATGATGATCCATGGATCCGGACCACTGATTTCACGCCAAGTGGCGCCATCGGGAGATGTAATACTTATCGGGTTATGATCCGGATTCGAGATGGGTCGAAGGTGAAAAAAGCTTTAGAATTTCTTAAAGAACAAAGGGTGCATGTCGAGCATCGTAAAACAAAACTCAAAGCGGAAAACGAACccgaatttggattcccaatTCCCGACCCGTTTTTCTCTATTCATTACAAACCAGACATCTCTTTTAAAGTTATGTTCTTGGTCAACTCAGTGTTACACAGATGCATCATCAACCAGCATCAATTTACAGAAAATGTCTTTGACTTACTAAGAGATCAATCCGAAGAAGTCAACGTGGCTGCTTTAAAGCACATCTGTGCTTACCGACACCCTTTATACGATGGATTTAAACGTTTGAAAACCGTTCAAGAATGGTTGTTAAACACCCCGAAGCGTATCGAGAAACCGTTGGAGCAAAATGACGTGATTGAAGTTGGGAGATTAATCATAACTCCAACAAAAGCTTACGCTTTACCACCAGAAGTTGAATTATCAAACCGTGTTCTTCGCCATTATCGACAAGTATCCGATCGGTTTCTACGGGTCACATTCATGGACGAAGGAATGAGAACTTTAAACAATAATGTTCTTAATTTCTACCCTGCCCCAATCGTTAAAGACGTCACTTCAACTTTTATGGCACAAAAAACAACCATGTTTAGGCGGGTAAAAGATATTTTGAGTAACGGGTTTCATTTATCGGGACGTCAATATtgttttttggctttttctgCAAACCAACTTCGGGATCGGTCCGCATGGTTTTTTGCTGAAAATGGAAAGATTTCGTGTAAAAATATCATTGCATGGATGGGAAggtttaataataaaaatatcgcGAAATGTGCTGCTAGAATGGGGCAATGTTTTTCATCTACATATGCGACAGTTGATGTTCCGAGACATGAAGTTAATATGAAACTTGAAGATATTAAGAGAAATAATTACACGTTTTCCGATGGAATCGGGAGAATTTCACCCGAACTAGCACTTGAAGTTGCTGAAAAATTGCAATTAACCGATAACCAACCCTGCGCGTATCAGATTAGGTACGCGGGCTGTAAGGGTGTTGTTGCTTGTTGGCCTAATAAAGAAGGCGAGAACTTTAAGCTTTCGTTAAGGCGAAGTATGAATAAGTTTGAATCTGATCATACGGTTCTTGAAATATGTTCTTGGACGCGGTTACAACCCGGGTTTTTGAACCGGCAGATTATAACGTTACTCTCTGCTTTAGATGTTAAAGATGAAATCTTTTGGGACATGCAGATGAAAATGGTCGAAAAGTTGAATTTAATGCTAGAAAATACCGAAGTGGCATTTGATGTAATTACTGCTTCATGTGCTGAAAGTGGTAACACGGCTTCGATTATGTTGGGTTCAGGTTTTGACCCGAAAACTGAACCGCACCTACGGGGTATGTTAAGCAGTATACGTGTCGCCCAACTCGAAGATTTACGGGAAAAGTCGAGAATTTTCGTGAATGACGGAAGGTGGTTGATGGGGTGTTTTGATGAATTGGGTGTTCTCGAACAGGGTCAGTGTTTTATACAAGTATCGAACCCGTCTGTCGAGAATTGTTTTGCGAAACACGGGTCAAGGTTTAGTGAAACGACTAGTAATTTGACTGTGATTGAGGGTACTGTGATAATCGCAAAGAACCCGTGTCTCCATCCTGGTGATGTTCGGGTTTTGAAAGCGGTAAATGTACCAGGTCTCGAAcatttgtttgattgtttgatatTTCCTCAAAAGGGAGACCGGCCCCACACTGATGAAGCTTCCGGAAGCGATCTGGATGGAGATCTATATTTTGTTACGTGGGATGAAAATCTTATACCGCCTAGTAAACGGAGTTGGCCCCCTATGGAGTATACTGCCGCTGAAGCTAAAGAATTAACACGTGACGTCAGAACCGCG GATATTGTCGATTTTTTCACAAAAAACATGGTGAATGACAGTCTTGGCACAATATGTAACGCACATGTTGTGCATGCTGACTTGAGCGATGACGGAGCCCTCGATGAAAAATGCTTAAAATTAGCTGAACTGGCGGCGACGGCTGTCGATTTTCCAAAAACCGGGAAGATCGTCAACATGCCAGCTCAGCTCAAGCCAAAGCAGTATCCTGATTTCATGGGGAAAGAAAATTTTCAGAGTTACAAATCGGAAAAAATTCTCGGGAAATTATATCGACAAATTAAAGATTTCTACAACAGCGACAACAACACACCGTGTTCGGAGCTTGAAATCCTCCCTTCTGGTATCCCGTACGATGAAGATCTTGAAGTTCCTGACTCTGCGAGTTTTTTAAACGATGCATGGGATTGCAAATTGAAATACGACCTACAATTAAACGGGCTTCTTGGGCAATATAAAGTGTCCCGTGAAGAAGAAATTGTCACGGGTCATATCTGGTCAATGCCTAAGCATGGTAGCAAGAAGCAAGGTGAAATGAAAGATAGAATCAAACATGCTTATAGTGCTTTAAGGAAGGAGTTCCGGAAGGTGTTTGACCAACTCGGTGTCGACTTTGACCAGATCTCGGAGGAGGAGGAGAGAAATGCGGTTTTCGAGAAAAAAGCGTCTGCGTGGTATCAAGTCACATATCATCCTATTTGGGTCAAGAAATCTTTAAAGTTGCAAGAACCTGATCGGGAGGGCGAAACAGTAAACTTGAGCTTTGCATGGATTGCTGCTGATTATCTTGCAAGAATTAAGATCAAGCGTAAGGGAGCGGGACCCGGGAATTCTCATAAGCCGATTGATATGCTTGGGCGGTACATTGCTGATCGTATATGA
- the LOC110930658 gene encoding probable receptor-like protein kinase At5g18500, which translates to MAGDLNNGLSEKVDGLGIKVWELIGIIIGLLIVGILCVLTCYLTSRKRVRGGRHAVPHNRIPTVSKEIKEVRVEQVSTANFAPQDGILLTIHDKNSEKESDKVLVHLGVSKSRNGDNASSQGSFHHMDRDVCESGEDGSSGNFHLYKPSSSASHPISAPSPLVGLPEFSHLGWGHWFTLRDLELATNRFSKENVIGEGGYGVVYRGTLVNGNPVAVKKLLNNLGQAEKEFRVEVEAIGHVRHKNLVRLLGYCIEGTHRLLVYEYVNNGNLEQWLHGAMRQHGYLTWEARIKVLLGTAKALAYLHEAIEPKVVHRDIKSSNILIDDEFNAKVSDFGLAKLLGAGKSHITTRVMGTFGYVAPEYANTGLLNEKSDVYSFGVVLLESITGRDPVDYGRPAQEVNLVDWLKMMVGNRRSEEVVDPTIETKPSTRALKRALLTALRCVDPDSDKRPKMSQVVRMLESEEYPLPREDRRRRSHASSVEIESQRDNYDTDKSDNLDPRSDSRRNLKP; encoded by the exons ATGGCAGGGGATCTAAACAATGGATTATCCGAAAAAGTAGATGGGTTAGGGATTAAAGTATGGGAGTTAATTGGGATTATTATTGGATTGCTTATTGTAGGGATTCTTTGTGTATTAACATGTTACCTCACCTCTCGAAAGAGGGTGCGAGGGGGGCGACACGCAGTTCCTCACAATCGAATACCGACGGTTTCGAAAGAGATTAAGGAAGTGAGAGTGGAGCAAGTTTCAACTGCAAATTTTGCTCCACAAGATGGTATTCTTCTAACGATTCATGACAAGAACAGTGAGAAGGAATCCGACAAAGTTTTGGTTCATCTTGGTGTGTCGAAATCGAGAAACGGAGATAATGCAAGCAGTCAAGGTTCGTTTCATCATATGGATAGGGATGTTTGTGAATCTGGAGAAGATGGGAGTTCTGGAAATTTCCATTTGTATAAACCGTCGTCTTCGGCTTCTCATCCGATTAGTGCACCGTCCCCTCTTGTGGGTTTGCCTGAGTTTTCGCATTTGGGTTGGGGTCATTGGTTCACTTTACGTGATCTTGAACTTGCAACGAATCGGTTTTCAAAAGAGAATGTTATTGGGGAGGGTGGATATGGAGTTGTATATCGTGGGACATTGGTTAATGGGAATCCGGTGGCAGTGAAGAAACTTCTTAATAATTT GGGCCAAGCTGAGAAGGAATTCAGAGTGGAGGTTGAAGCAATCGGGCATGTGCGCCACAAGAATTTGGTTCGTTTATTGGGTTATTGTATTGAGGGAACTCATAG GCTATTAGTGTATGAGTATGTCAACAATGGTAATTTAGAACAATGGCTTCACGGAGCTATGCGCCAACATGGATATCTTACGTGGGAGGCTCGGATAAAGGTTCTTCTTGGGACAGCTAAGGC CCTCGCCTACTTGCATGAAGCAATTGAGCCAAAAGTTGTGCATCGAGACATAAAGTCGAGCAACATTTTGATAGATGATGAATTCAATGCAAAGGTCTCTGATTTCGGGTTGGCTAAGCTTCTTGGTGCTGGAAAAAGTCACATCACAACTCGCGTTATGGGCACTTTTGG CTATGTGGCCCCGGAATACGCCAATACTGGCCTATTGAATGAAAAGAGTGACGTTTATAGCTTTGGAGTAGTACTTTTGGAGTCAATTACCGGTAGAGACCCCGTTGACTATGGTCGCCCTGCTCAAGAG GTAAACCTTGTGGATTGGCTGAAAATGATGGTTGGAAACAGGAGATCAGAGGAAGTAGTGGATCCAACCATTGAAACAAAGCCATCAACAAGAGCCCTTAAACGAGCACTTTTGACTGCTTTAAGGTGTGTTGACCCGGACTCCGACAAGAGACCTAAAATGAGCCAAGTCGTGCGTATGCTtgaatctgaagaatacccattacCAAGAGAG GATCGAAGACGTAGATCTCACGCAAGCAGCGTGGAGATTGAATCGCAGAGAGACAACTATGACACTGATAAGAGTGATAATCTGGACCCACGATCAGACAGCAGAAGGAACTTGAAACCGTAA
- the LOC110930660 gene encoding uncharacterized protein LOC110930660, with product MAGGAIEQQYTTAKISVWWDIENCQVPKGFEPHSIAQNISSALVNMNYCGPVSISAYGDTNGIPASVQQGLNSTGIALNHVPAGVKDASDKKILVDMLFWAVDNPAPATYLLISGDRDFSNALHQLRMRKYNILLAQPQKATMPLVSAAKSVWLWTSLLAGGPPLTKGELADNLVHAPVSENFSQPVRIPKSQINSNSHQPGYTHHPSYSYNACSSGSDSSHIPVRPAPVYSWNNGNNVTTHHHNHPQSVMPQGHLQPTTPARAPIDFFPPYIRPSNIPPRIPDFVYNVSKLSVSDSSGREHNPLMTKPHNHEYTNGPQKGHGMLKKSQFHKETSNSYPPTVTNPDYQASSSSSDSDTATNGSGVSENDQGTKVILRALSTLKCEKIMPTEENIINCVRYVKRKQPDIDVKKALNSAFNQKLVVKHIIGPLSFFTGKDERLWNCINPEGNNDHPKATWDELQTFLSTPAGRSAITASQCRYEAATIIKKNCLKGTALGEILQILHLAITAKKWIIHRPLGWQPVYISFPQPNSESDR from the exons ATGGCGGGAGGAGCAATCGAACAGCAGTACACGACGGCGAAGATATCCGTGTGGTGGGATATAGAGAACTGTCAGGTACCAAAAGGCTTTGAGCCTCATTCAATCGCACAGAATATCAGTTCTGCCTTGGTTAATATGAACTACTGTGGACCGGTCTCGATTTCGGCTTACGGCGACACTAACGGCATCCCTGCTTCCGTCCAGCAAGGCCTCAACAGTACCGGAATCGCTTTGAATCATGTTCCCGCCG GGGTCAAAGACGCAAGCGACAAGAAAATATTGGTGGATATGTTATTTTGGGCTGTTGATAACCCAGCCCCCGCCACTTATCTATTGATTTCGGGTGATAGAGATTTCTCAAACGCGCTTCATCAACTAAGAATGCGGAAATATAATATTCTTTTGGCACAACCTCAGAAAGCGACTATGCCCCTCGTTTCGGCCGCAAAGAGTGTCTGGCTATGGACCAGTCTTTTGGCTGGAGGACCACCATTAACAAAAGGCGAATTAGCTGATAATTTAGTACATGCTCCAGTTTCTGAAAACTTTAGTCAACCTGTTCGGATTCCAAAAAGTCAGATTAATTCCAACTCTCATCAACCAGGATATACACACCACCCTAGTTATAGTTATAATGCATGTTCAAGTGGATCGGACTCTAGTCACATACCTGTTCGCCCCGCCCCTGTTTATTCGTGGAACAACGGCAATAACGTGACTACCCACCATCATAATCATCCACAGTCGGTAATGCCCCAAGGTCATCTGCAACCAACAACTCCTGCACGTGCCCCAATAGATTTCTTTCCGCCGTATATTCGTCCTTCTAATATTCCACCTCGCATTCCTGATTTTGTTTACAATGTTAGTAAGCTTAGTGTTTCCGATAGCTCTGGCAGAGAACACAATCCTCTAATGACTAAACCACATAATCACGAATACACAAACGGTCCACAAAAAGGACATGGTATGCTGAAAAAGTCTCAGTTTCACAAGGAAACTTCGAACAGTTATCCACCAACTGTTACTAATCCTGATTATcaagcatcttcttcttcttcagattcgGACACCGCCACAAATGGTTCTGGTGTGTCGGAAAATGACCAAGGTACGAAGGTAATTTTACGTGCCTTGAGCACACTGAAATGTGAAAAGATAATGCCTACTGAAGAAAACATAATTAACTGCGTTCGTTACGTGAAACGTAAGCAACCCGATATTGATGTTAAGAAGGCTCTAAATAGTGCTTTCAATCAGAAACTAGTAGTTAAACATATTATTGGCCCGTTATCATTCTTTACTGGCAAAGATGAAAGATTATGGAACTGTATAAACCCTGAAGGTAATAACGATCACCCTAAAGCAACATGGGACGAACTCCAGACGTTTTTATCAACTCCTGCTGGTCGTTCTGCTATAACTGCTTCCCAGTGCAG ATACGAGGCAGCAACTATTATAAAGAAAAATTGCCTCAAAGGTACTGCTTTGGGTGAGATACTTCAGATTCTGCACTTGGCAATCACTGCAAAGAAGTGGATCATACATCGTCCATTAGGATGGCAACCCGTTTACATCTCTTTTCCGCAGCCCAACTCGGAATCCGATCGGTAA
- the LOC110930661 gene encoding uncharacterized protein LOC110930661 isoform X2 — translation MAGGAIEQQYTTAKISVWWDIENCQVPKGFEPHSIAQNISSALVNMNYCGPVSISAYGDTNGIPASVQQGLNSTGIALNHVPAGIKDASDKKILVDMLFWAVDNPAPATYLLISGDRDFSNALHQLRMRKYNILLAQPQKASMTLVAAAKSVWLWTSLLAGGPPLTKGELADNSVHAPVSEPLQMLDNGKSSRAKDSKPKGQSIRNNFSQPDGNLENKINSNSHQPGYMHHPSHIYNVSSSGLNSSHILVGPAPDYSWSDESNVTTYQGHHHNHPQSVMPQGNPQPTTPAPAPIDFFPLYMPPPMPDFVHDVSKLNVSDSGRVNNPLMSEGQLKQNSVDSSNHEYINNPQKGHELETPGCPKPSENDQDLTKVIVSALATLKCEKIMPTEANIVNCIRYGKRNQPNIDVKKALKSALKQQLVVKQTLGSLPPFFVGKDEKIWKCVNLKSNNIKDHSKATWDELQKFLSTPAGRSAITASQCRYEAAIIIKRKCLKHTALGEILHVLHLASSAKKWIIHHPSGWQPVSISLPESYV, via the exons ATGGCGGGAGGAGCAATCGAACAGCAGTACACGACGGCGAAGATATCAGTGTGGTGGGACATAGAGAACTGTCAGGTACCAAAAGGCTTTGAGCCTCATTCAATCGCACAGAATATCAGTTCCGCCTTGGTTAATATGAACTACTGTGGACCGGTCTCGATTTCGGCTTACGGCGACACTAACGGCATCCCTGCTTCCGTCCAGCAAGGCCTCAACAGTACTGGAATCGCTTTGAATCATGTTCCTGCTG GGATCAAAGATGCAAGCGACAAGAAAATATTGGTGGATATGTTATTTTGGGCTGTTGATAACCCAGCCCCCGCCACTTATCTGTTGATTTCTGGTGATAGAGATTTCTCAAATGCACTGCATCAGTTAAGAATGAGGAAGTATAATATTCTTTTGGCACAACCTCAGAAAGCATCTATGACTCTCGTTGCGGCTGCAAAGAGTGTCTGGCTATGGACCAGTCTTTTGGCTGGAGGACCACCATTAACAAAAGGCGAATTAGCTGATAATTCAGTACATGCGCCAGTTTCTGAACCACTTCAGATGCTAGATAACGGGAAATCCTCAAGAGCAAAAGATTCGAAACCAAAAGGACAGTCAATAAGGAATAACTTCAGTCAACCTGATGGCAATCTGGAAAATAAGATTAATTCAAACTCTCATCAACCAGGATATATGCACCACCCTAGTCACATTTATAATGTTTCTTCAAGTGGATTGAACTCTAGTCACATTCTTGTAGGCCCTGCCCCTGATTATTCGTGGAGTGATGAAAGTAACGTGACTACCTACCAAGGTCACCATCATAATCATCCACAGTCGGTAATGCCCCAAGGTAATCCACAACCAACAACTCCTGCACCTGCTCCTATAGATTTCTTTCCTCTTTATATGCCACCTCCCATGCCTGATTTTGTTCACGATGTTAGTAAGCTTAACGTTTCTGATTCTGGTAGAGTAAACAATCCTCTGATGAGTGAAGGACAGCTGAAACAAAATTCTGTTGACTCTTCAAATCACGAATACATAAACAATCCACAAAAAGGACATG AGTTGGAGACACCTGGATGCCCAAAACCTTCAGAAAATGACCAAGATCTTACAAAGGTAATTGTAAGCGCCTTGGCAACACTAAAATGTGAAAAGATAATGCCTACTGAAGCCAACATAGTGAACTGCATTCGATATGGGAAACGTAATCAACCTAATATTGATGTTAAGAAGGCTCTAAAGAGTGCCTTAAAGCAGCAACTGGTAGTTAAACAGACTCTTGGCTCATTAccgccattctttgttggtaaaGATGAAAAAATATGGAAGTGTGTGAACCTTAAAAGTAATAATATTAAAGATCACTCAAAAGCAACATGGGATGAACTCCAGAAGTTTTTATCAACTCCTGCTGGTCGTTCTGCTATAACTGCTTCCCAGTGCAG ATACGAGGCAGCAATTATCATAAAGAGAAAATGCCTAAAACATACAGCTTTGGGTGAGATACTTCACGTTTTGCACTTGGCAAGCAGTGCAAAGAAGTGGATCATACATCACCCATCAGGATGGCAACCAGTTAGTATCTCTCTTCCGGAATCCTATGTGTAA
- the LOC110930661 gene encoding uncharacterized protein LOC110930661 isoform X1 has product MAGGAIEQQYTTAKISVWWDIENCQVPKGFEPHSIAQNISSALVNMNYCGPVSISAYGDTNGIPASVQQGLNSTGIALNHVPAGIKDASDKKILVDMLFWAVDNPAPATYLLISGDRDFSNALHQLRMRKYNILLAQPQKASMTLVAAAKSVWLWTSLLAGGPPLTKGELADNSVHAPVSEPLQMLDNGKSSRAKDSKPKGQSIRNNFSQPDGNLENKINSNSHQPGYMHHPSHIYNVSSSGLNSSHILVGPAPDYSWSDESNVTTYQGHHHNHPQSVMPQGNPQPTTPAPAPIDFFPLYMPPPMPDFVHDVSKLNVSDSGRVNNPLMSEGQLKQNSVDSSNHEYINNPQKGHGMPNKAQFHKYPPLVTNPDFQPPSSSELETPGCPKPSENDQDLTKVIVSALATLKCEKIMPTEANIVNCIRYGKRNQPNIDVKKALKSALKQQLVVKQTLGSLPPFFVGKDEKIWKCVNLKSNNIKDHSKATWDELQKFLSTPAGRSAITASQCRYEAAIIIKRKCLKHTALGEILHVLHLASSAKKWIIHHPSGWQPVSISLPESYV; this is encoded by the exons ATGGCGGGAGGAGCAATCGAACAGCAGTACACGACGGCGAAGATATCAGTGTGGTGGGACATAGAGAACTGTCAGGTACCAAAAGGCTTTGAGCCTCATTCAATCGCACAGAATATCAGTTCCGCCTTGGTTAATATGAACTACTGTGGACCGGTCTCGATTTCGGCTTACGGCGACACTAACGGCATCCCTGCTTCCGTCCAGCAAGGCCTCAACAGTACTGGAATCGCTTTGAATCATGTTCCTGCTG GGATCAAAGATGCAAGCGACAAGAAAATATTGGTGGATATGTTATTTTGGGCTGTTGATAACCCAGCCCCCGCCACTTATCTGTTGATTTCTGGTGATAGAGATTTCTCAAATGCACTGCATCAGTTAAGAATGAGGAAGTATAATATTCTTTTGGCACAACCTCAGAAAGCATCTATGACTCTCGTTGCGGCTGCAAAGAGTGTCTGGCTATGGACCAGTCTTTTGGCTGGAGGACCACCATTAACAAAAGGCGAATTAGCTGATAATTCAGTACATGCGCCAGTTTCTGAACCACTTCAGATGCTAGATAACGGGAAATCCTCAAGAGCAAAAGATTCGAAACCAAAAGGACAGTCAATAAGGAATAACTTCAGTCAACCTGATGGCAATCTGGAAAATAAGATTAATTCAAACTCTCATCAACCAGGATATATGCACCACCCTAGTCACATTTATAATGTTTCTTCAAGTGGATTGAACTCTAGTCACATTCTTGTAGGCCCTGCCCCTGATTATTCGTGGAGTGATGAAAGTAACGTGACTACCTACCAAGGTCACCATCATAATCATCCACAGTCGGTAATGCCCCAAGGTAATCCACAACCAACAACTCCTGCACCTGCTCCTATAGATTTCTTTCCTCTTTATATGCCACCTCCCATGCCTGATTTTGTTCACGATGTTAGTAAGCTTAACGTTTCTGATTCTGGTAGAGTAAACAATCCTCTGATGAGTGAAGGACAGCTGAAACAAAATTCTGTTGACTCTTCAAATCACGAATACATAAACAATCCACAAAAAGGACATGGTATGCCTAACAAGGCTCAGTTTCACAAATATCCACCGTTGGTTACTAATCCTGATTTTCAACCACCATCTTCCTCAGAGTTGGAGACACCTGGATGCCCAAAACCTTCAGAAAATGACCAAGATCTTACAAAGGTAATTGTAAGCGCCTTGGCAACACTAAAATGTGAAAAGATAATGCCTACTGAAGCCAACATAGTGAACTGCATTCGATATGGGAAACGTAATCAACCTAATATTGATGTTAAGAAGGCTCTAAAGAGTGCCTTAAAGCAGCAACTGGTAGTTAAACAGACTCTTGGCTCATTAccgccattctttgttggtaaaGATGAAAAAATATGGAAGTGTGTGAACCTTAAAAGTAATAATATTAAAGATCACTCAAAAGCAACATGGGATGAACTCCAGAAGTTTTTATCAACTCCTGCTGGTCGTTCTGCTATAACTGCTTCCCAGTGCAG ATACGAGGCAGCAATTATCATAAAGAGAAAATGCCTAAAACATACAGCTTTGGGTGAGATACTTCACGTTTTGCACTTGGCAAGCAGTGCAAAGAAGTGGATCATACATCACCCATCAGGATGGCAACCAGTTAGTATCTCTCTTCCGGAATCCTATGTGTAA